Proteins encoded together in one Epinephelus moara isolate mb chromosome 2, YSFRI_EMoa_1.0, whole genome shotgun sequence window:
- the gdpd1 gene encoding lysophospholipase D GDPD1, translating into MCAAVYVLSTVTGYVLTSALLLKCPNLLYRRKREAFLSRHISHRGGAGENLENTMAAFKHAVDLGTDMLELDCQLTKDEQVVVSHDSCLQRASGINARISDMCYAELPPYLCKLGVTFQRECFCEGGEDKRIPLLRDVFEAFPNTPVNIDIKVNNDTLIKKVSELVVEYDREHLTVWGNASNQIVKKCYKENPRIPVLFSLPRVLQLLGLFYTGLLPFVPLKEQFLEIPMPSIITKLQDPNRLTRSQRIMTWLADTLLMRKALFEHLTARGIQVYIWVLNDEEDFQRAFDLGATGVMTDFPTRLKDFMDRNGISKPR; encoded by the exons atgtgtgctgctgtgtaCGTCCTGTCAACGGTAACGGGCTACGTGCTCACCTCTGCCCTGCTGCTGAAATGCCCAAATCTTTTATACCGTAGAAAGCGAGAGGCTTTCCTCAGCAGGCACATTTCTCATCGAGGTG GAGCAGGTGAAAACCTGGAAAACACCATGGCAGCTTTCAAGCA TGCTGTGGATCTTGGCACAGACATGCTGGAGTTGGACTGCCAGCTGACAAAAGACGAACAGGTAGTTGTGTCACATGACTCGTGTTTGCAGAGGGCCTCAGGCATCAACGCCCGCATCTCTGACATGTGCTACGCT GAGCTCCCTCCGTACCTCTGCAAGCTGGGTGTAACTTTTCAGAGGG AGTGTTTCtgtgagggaggagaggacaAACGCATCCCTCTCCTCAGGGACGTTTTTGAAGCATTTCCCAATACCCCTGTCAACATTGACATCAAGGTCAACAACGACACACTCATcaaaaag GTCTCTGAGCTGGTCGTTGAGTACGACAGAGAGCACCTGACGGTCTGGGGCAACGCCAGCAACCAGATTGTAAAGAAGTGTTACAAAGAG AACCCTCGTATCCCAGTGTTGTTCAGCCTTCCCAGAGTATTGCAGTTATTAGGCCTCTTCTACACAGGCCTTCTGCCGTTTGTTCCCCTCAAAGAGCAGTTTCTGGAGATCCCTATGCCCTCCATTATCACCAA ACTACAGGATCCCAACAGATTAACCAGGAGTCAGCGAATCATGACCTGGCTAGCAGACAC TTTGCTGATGAGGAAAGCTCTGTTTGAGCATCTAACTGCCAGGGGAATACAG GTGTACATTTGGGTGCTGAATGACGAGGAGGACTTTCAGAGGGCGTTTGACTTGGGCGCAACGGGAGTTATGACAGATTTTCCCACCAGGCTTAAAGACTTCATGGACAGGAATGGCATTTCTAAGCCCCGGTGA